One Polypterus senegalus isolate Bchr_013 chromosome 10, ASM1683550v1, whole genome shotgun sequence DNA segment encodes these proteins:
- the LOC120536164 gene encoding secretory immunoglobulin A-binding protein EsiB-like, with translation MRRSSRSASFQDKTSTDRRPHARSRSGPSELSWSACELLVVTLALLALFYVGVHHHNFHLHVTRLYAALGHPQAQHLLGQRYLTGVGVEKDSQRAMEWFRRAAEQGHPHSAYNLALGVLRNLTATQQSSEAQRFLLHAAANGISEAYSVLEQLASDPEYS, from the exons atgaggaggagCAGCAGGAGCGCCAGCTTCCAGGACAAGACGTCCACGGACCGCCGTCCCCATGCGAGATCCAGAAGTGGGCCGTCGGAGCTGAGCTGGAGTGCCTGTGAG CTGCTGGTCGTCACCCTCGCTCTGCTGGCCTTGTTCTACGTGGGCGTCCACCACCACAACTTCCACCTGCACGTCACCCGCCTCTACGCTGCACTGGGACATCCACAGGCCCAGCATCTCCTGGGCCAGCGCTACCTCACGG GGGTTGGAGTAGAGAAGGACAGTCAGAGAGCCATGGAATGGTTCAG GCGGGCAGCTGAACAAGGGCACCCCCATTCGGCGTACAACCTGGCACTCGGCGTCCTCAGGAATCTGACAGCCACTCAACAGTCAAG CGAAGCTCAGCGTTTCCTGCTGCATGCGGCCGCCAATGGAATTTCCGAAGCGTATTCTGTTCTAGAACAGCTCGCCTCAGATCCAGAGTATTCCTGA
- the LOC120536434 gene encoding NFATC2-interacting protein: MAEKISESSGTDEDLIEVRAPQPKRRRVLDYTNLRTIPVYSSKVSSSLRFSPKIPNELDSDVEEESEPPWDPGVTNKRSKEKPVEDKLVMLDGSDSEEEPPKQESWDRSPSPPPPTPEVPLKRTRRVGRALRKIRKVDMTLNKLGTTVSATARRGRNNKCDSDEDNDVILVTSPTLENKELAGPREITLKIRCRGDLHRIPVQSTDPLRTVIEQLSVKLEVPSSCILLLNKEEELPVSSTVSALGLGIADIMDCIILTRNQQESDGITLRLQGKDKDSVHLILIKKDAPLALLFHEYRQKAGLHQRKALSFLFDGEKLTEEMTAAQLDMEDGDVVEVWQ; encoded by the exons ATGGCGGAAAAG ATATCCGAGAGCAGCGGCACTGATGAGGATCTCATCGAGGTGAGAGCACCCCAGCCAAAGCGCCGTCGTGTCCTGGATTACACCAACCTGCGCACCATACCAGTCTACTCCAGCAAG GTCAGCAGCAGCCTGCGGTTCAGCCCTAAAATCCCTAATGAGCTGGACTCGG ATGTGGAGGAAGAATCTGAGCCCCCGTGGGACCCCGGGGTCACAAACAAGCGGAGTAAAGAAAAGCCTGTGGAGGATAAGCTGGTTATGCTGGACGGGTCAGACTCCGAAGAGGAGCCTCCTAAACAAGA ATCCTGGGACAGGTCTCCTTCACCTCCACCCCCTACACCAGAAGTACCTTTGAAAAGGACTCGGAGAGTTGGCAGAGCCCTCAGGAAAATCAG GAAAGTGGACATGACACTGAACAAGCTGGGCACCACCGTATCTGCGACTGCACGTAGAGGACGAAACAATAAGTGTGACAGCGATGAAGACAATGACGTCATCTTGGTCACTTCACCCACCCTGGAGAATAAGGAGCTTGCCGGTCCCAGAGAGATCACATTGAAGATTCGCTGCCGAGGTGACCTTCATAGGATCCCCGTTCAATCG ACGGACCCCCTTCGCACTGTCATAGAGCAGCTTTCCGTCAAACTGGAGGTGCCGTCCTCCTGCATCCTGCTGCTTAACAAAGAGGAGGAGCTTCCTGTGTCATCGACAGTGTCTGCGCTGGGCCTGGGCATTGCGGACATCATGG ACTGCATCATTCTCACAAGGAATCAGCAGGAGTCAGACGGCATTACTCTGCGATTGCAGGGAAAGGACAAGGACTCGGTGCACCTGATCTTGATCAAAAAG GACGCACCGCTCGCCTTGCTGTTCCACGAGTACCGACAGAAGGCTGGACTGCACCAGAGGAAAGCACTCAGCTTCCTGTTTGATGGGGAGAAGCTCACCGAGGAAATGACGGCTGCACAGCTGGACATGGAGGACGGTGATGTGGTAGAGGTGTGGCAGTAG